The sequence tgatatattaaaaaaagtcataaaagaatttttattatataccTGAACTATGGCCGCGTGGAGGTGCACTCCTTTAAGCCCGATGGCTAGAGACGCCCCAGACATCAACATCGGACCGCCGATAAATCTGATCACCATCGATATGGCTCCCATCTTTAAGCCGcaagcgattattcgaggcTGGAGTGCCATGAACAACCCTAAAATAATAACATTCagattttccctttttttttaaataattaattaagataaATAACATACCCAAACTGAACATGGCCATCCCAAGCCCTGCATCCGATATGATTTTGATCGAGTATTTCACCACACTCGGCATTGCCACTTTCCATCTGTTATCTCATCCCAACAAGATTTGTAATTTCAttgtaaactttttttttttatttaaaattactgATCAGATGTGTATGATAATTGAAATTGCACTGACAACTTACTTAAAGGATATGAGAGACCATAAAAGGCCTAAAACGCTGGAATAGGTATTTGGATTACGCGAAAGCTTCCTTCCAACCACGATTAATATAATTCTTAGCATAACTACAGCACGTGGCATTTCGTGATTGGCCGGTTCACCTTTCATATCATATCCCTCTTCCACTGGAATCTTTATGCAGTCTCTAAAGCTAAGATCTTTATCTGGAAaagtatacatatatatatatattgcacaAATAGATCTAGTTTTATTAAATTtcctttaattttaatataataaagatATTATAATAATCATTATTATTACCATCATTACAACATAAATTCAAAGGAGCGATGATACAAATATAAGTATCGAATCCTAATTCAGACTCACGTGCTTCCTAGTAATAATAATGCCATCCATTACCAAAAGTAAGTTGACCCCAACAACACTGTAAACACTAGAAAagagtaaaagaaaaaaaaagtcctctataaaaaattataatagtaGAGAGACacaaatgaatttttatttatgatgttTTAGAAGGTTATTTAAACCATGTCGATTTCTTCAAAAATCGAGAAAACGAGAATTCTTTGATTGGTTTTTTGGTTAGGCTGGCTATTCTTTATCAATCGGGCAcaataaaatttttagatcGGTTTTAACAAATTAATGCGAGATCTGGTTTACAATTCCCCCCTCCCCTTCCCCCCCTTCCCGACGAAAAAGAGGTAACACAAAAAAGTAATGGAATAAAAGGAGAAAAGAAAAGTGTTTACTGTTAACTTTATAAATCGTTGAAAAATACATTGCTATGATGCAAGCGAATATTAATAATTACTCGATCTCGCTTTTATTTAAGTAAATTGAAAATTTGCACGGAAACTTGATAAAAGCAAGTAACAAAACAGATGTAAAACCCATTTTGGGAacttgtaattttaaatatatattatttatgtattatatgtATCAAATTCATTGCGTTATTGATTTCTAATTTGCAGTAACATTATTTTCACGAAAGCTCCTCtccaaattaaaatattttagaattaacgactctttaaaataattagtattattttttaaaactattatattatttttttgaaggaaTTTATTAGTTGTATTAATTTGGCCACCAACATTGTCAGGTCAATTCTCTGTGCGTATGCTCACAAATCTACATGCAAAACCCTACTGACGCCTGCCATCTGCATGCATTGTTTAAACTCTCACGCCTATGTTTCCAGATTCTTTTTCGttaatttcgaaaaaaaaaaagaatccaaTTTAAGCTATCGCTAAATCCAAGCAAAATCTTGCAAGAAATATACACTGTCAGGGGCAATAATTGACGTAACATTCAAACGTACCTCCGATGTTAACATTACCTCTGGACCCCTCCGACGGCGACTCCCACAGGATTTTCACCACCGGTGATGGCAGACTGGAAACCTTACCCGCGGCGGGGCTCGTGGCGGTTGAATTCATTTCGTTGAAGCTCGAAGCTCTTGGGGTGGGTTGGAGGGAATATGCGTCAGACGAAGCGTAACCCGAGATCCTCGGGCTGAAGGGTCGAAACCCGAGCCCGAACTCGTGGGGTGTGTTGATGCAGAATATCTCGGCGTTGGAGAGATTGGAGGCGCGTGGGGTTACCCCCACGGAGGATGATGGTGGGGTGGAGGATGTGGAACGTCGGATGCGGACACGGATAATGCGTCCGGCGTCGTCGATTTCGGAGTCTGTGCAGAGTGGGTTCCGGCCGTCCAGAGAGATGACGTCATTGTCGATGTCGAATTTGGTTACGGCGGCGGCGGTTCCGCCGGGGAATTGGGTTTGTATTAGTATAGTTGCAGCTCTGTATTCAAAGAGGAAGAGCAGCAGTGTGTACCTGCAATTAGTTGAAACTCTAAATTATGGAGTTTACAATTTCATTTTCTAGTTTAAAATTTAGGGGATAAATTAAATTCTGTCATTATTTAATATAAGCCAAATTGATTAAATTTAAGGTTTGAAGCATCTAAAGTAAAATTAAATGCGGATGTTTAAAAACAGCATatatatggtaaaaaaaaaagaaaagaaatcgttatataaaaacaaaaaacaaatttgaATTTCAACTAAAAAGTGAAATGCGCTTTCTGCTCTTaaacttttgacataaaattcaACTCACTTTCTGGGTTGGGCAAATTGCTTCACTATGTTCCAAAACAAAAGGGGATTGGCTTTTTATCTATCTTGAACACAAacaaacacacacatatttgaattaatatatatatatttatttatttatcaagaCTAAGGTATTTTACGGTCCGATATTTTTAGTATATGTCAGGCAAATATTATGTCCATTAGCCACTCTTTTAAATCCAATCATGGCTTTTTAGATTTGTTGGATAAATTTAGTAATACGATACAATAAAAGTGACTccttccaaataatttggagtAAAAAATAAGAAGTCACGAACAAGATATATAAAATAAGAGCACACATCTGCTTTGTCCTCGAGGTTGCATATGTGTAAGAACATTGATGTAACCAAGCATTTAAAAAAAGACAGGAAAAAAGGataaataaatttcgaaaattggatGCGCAAACGTTTAAATAACAACAATTTTCATgtataatttattgttttctactaaaaAAAACCACCAACCTATAAAGAGGTTGACAAGGTGGGTTCAGCCGTCTCTCAAGTCTCAAACAATAAAGTTTCAAACTTCACATATAATAAAGAATGTATATCTCGAGACATGAGAACAAAAATATCATGTGTAAGTATTAATCGACaagtatattataatatatacatacCAGATAATACATTGAAGCACAACCAATTGAACCATGATGCTCTGTGTGAACTCCCCGTACATGGCTCTAAGCAAAGGTATCCCCATAACCAATGTATTTGGCAAAGTTGAGACCGAGAAAATAGTAATCAACCACTCCGATTTCCCTCTAAAAATGCACCAAactgacagcaaaacaagcacAGAAACCTTAGAGACGGTGTCCGCCAATATGAACTTGGTGTCCATTTCGTAAGGGTTGTTCTGTGATATGAAATGAAACGATAGAACCGGAACCGCGAAAACCGCAACGAATCGGTTGATTCCTGAGCATTGCTCCTGAGAGAATATGTTGCACCATTTGACTGATACGTAGGCCAGGAGCATTGCGAAGTAGAGAGGCGCCATAGCGCACATGACCTTGTAGAAATCATCTGCgctaatcattttttttttatttttgtttgtgtAGTGAATGTGTGTGTTTCGAGGCTTCTTATATAGAAAGATGTGGTGTGGTGAAGGAAGTACCTATGATTCTTAGACTTAACAACAACTTGGCATGTACACACTAGTAAATGAAGGGTGGGAGCAATATTTTTCTCTAGTGATTGAAAATTAGCTTTGCAGATTATGTTGTCCGGTGAAATTAGTGGCTACATTTTAATACTAAATATTGATTACTTGTGGTTGAAAaacttatttgattattttcgatttaaaatttgtaaatatgatGGAAGCTGGGCCAGTGTGTGTCTCTGAAGTAGAGTACTCTGTTTCACTAAAATTGTAGAACTAATGGGCAATGTGCTTACACATTGGAACAATAGTGTCACGCCTTAATTTGCTCGTGCACGTGTTGGAAAAGTCCATTTCTCCACCTCTTATCATGTACAGGGGCCGACCGGATGAAGacatacattaaaataattttctgtaTTCTTGTGGCACAAGGgtagttaaaaataaaaacagaaaattgTGGAGATGAATGAATTGGGTGGAGTGTTGGGAAATAAGGGGCAAGAATTGTCCACACGTGATAAAGCGAAAGGAATGGGCCCAATATCCACGCATGCACCAGCCCATCACTTTTCTGTTTTGTCCCATTCTCCAGTGCATTTGTCTTCCTACTCCCATCCGAATCGAAGCGAGCGGCAGTGGAAAGAAGTGAACGAGAGCGGACGTAGTATTCCTTTGTTTCACACCTAGCGGCTTACTACTGTGTGAGTAAGAGATTTACTTTCGTTGAAAAAGTATacataatttattgtttttattcgTTAAATTCTAACACGTTAGTTTGGATtgattatgtttaaaattgGTTTTAAAATTAACTAATTCGAAGTTTAGACTAAAAAATTCagaccaaaccaaaccaaaNNNNNNNNNNNNNNNNNNNNNNNNNNNNNNNNNNNNNNNNNNNNNNNNNNNNNNNNNNNNNNNNNNNNNNNNNNNNNNNNNNNNNNNNNNNNNNNNNNNNNNNNNNNNNNNNNNNNNNNNNNNNNNNNNNNNNNNNNNNNNNNNNNNNNNNNNNNNNNNNNNNNNNNNNNNNNNNNNNNNNNNNNNNNNNNNNNNNNNNNNNNNNNNNNNNNNNNNNNNNNNNNNNNNNNNNNNNNNNNNNNNNNNNNNNNNNNNNNNNNNNNNNNNNNNNNNNNNNNNNNNNNNNNNNNNNNNNNNNNNNNNNNNNNNNNNNNNNNNNNNNNNNNNNNNNNNNNNNNNNNNNNNNNNNNNNNNNNNNNNNNNNNNNNNNNNNNNNNNNNNNNNNNNNNNNNNNNNNNNNNNNNNNNNNNNNNNNNNNNNNNNNNNNNNNNNNNNNNNNNNNNNNNNNNNNNNNNNNNNNNNNNNNNNNNNNNNNNNNNNNNNNNNNNNNNNNNNNNNNNNNNNNNNNNNNNNNNNNNNNNNNNNNNNNNNNNNNNNNNNNNNNNNNNNNNNNNNNNNNNNNNNNNNNNNNNNNNNNNNNNNNNNNNNNNNNNNNNNNNNNNNNNNNNNNNNNNNNNNNNNNNNNNNNNNNNNNNNNNNNNNNNNNNNNNNNNNNNNNNNNNNNNNNNNNNNNNNNNNNNNNNNNNNNNNNNNNNNNNNNNNNNNNNNNNNNNNNNNNNNNNNNNNNNNNNNNNNNNNNNNNNNNNNNNNNNNNNNNNNNNNNNNNNNNNNNNNNNNNNNNNNNNNNNNNNNNNNNNNNNNNNNNNNNNNNNNNNNNNNNNNNNNNNNNNNNNNNNNNNNNNNNNNNNNNNNNNNNNNNNNNNNNNNNNNNNNNNNNNNNNNNNNNNNNNNNNNNNNNNNNNNNNNNNNNNNNNNNNNNNNNNNNNNNNNNNNNNNNNNNNNNNNNNNNNNNNNNNNNNNNNNNNNNNNNNNNNNNNNNNNNNNNNNNNNNNNNNNNNNNNNNNNNNNNNNNNNNNNNNNNNNNNNNNNNNNNNNNNNNNNNNNNNNNNNNNNNNNNNNNNNNNNNNNNN comes from Primulina huaijiensis isolate GDHJ02 chromosome 2, ASM1229523v2, whole genome shotgun sequence and encodes:
- the LOC140971605 gene encoding auxin efflux carrier component 6-like isoform X3 — its product is MISADDFYKVMCAMAPLYFAMLLAYVSVKWCNIFSQEQCSGINRFVAVFAVPVLSFHFISQNNPYEMDTKFILADTVSKVSVLVLLSVWCIFRGKSEWLITIFSVSTLPNTLVMGIPLLRAMYGEFTQSIMVQLVVLQCIIWYTLLLFLFEYRAATILIQTQFPGGTAAAVTKFDIDNDVISLDGRNPLCTDSEIDDAGRIIRVRIRRSTSSTPPSSSVGVTPRASNLSNAEIFCINTPHEFGLGFRPFSPRISGYASSDAYSLQPTPRASSFNEMNSTATSPAAGKVSSLPSPVVKILWESPSEGSRGNVNIGDKDLSFRDCIKIPVEEGYDMKGEPANHEMPRAVVMLRIILIVVGRKLSRNPNTYSSVLGLLWSLISFKWKVAMPSVVKYSIKIISDAGLGMAMFSLGLFMALQPRIIACGLKMGAISMVIRFIGGPMLMSGASLAIGLKGVHLHAAIVQLFPKGLYHLYLLENMGCIQTY
- the LOC140971605 gene encoding auxin efflux carrier component 6-like isoform X2; the protein is MISADDFYKVMCAMAPLYFAMLLAYVSVKWCNIFSQEQCSGINRFVAVFAVPVLSFHFISQNNPYEMDTKFILADTVSKVSVLVLLSVWCIFRGKSEWLITIFSVSTLPNTLVMGIPLLRAMYGEFTQSIMVQLVVLQCIIWYTLLLFLFEYRAATILIQTQFPGGTAAAVTKFDIDNDVISLDGRNPLCTDSEIDDAGRIIRVRIRRSTSSTPPSSSVGVTPRASNLSNAEIFCINTPHEFGLGFRPFSPRISGYASSDAYSLQPTPRASSFNEMNSTATSPAAGKVSSLPSPVVKILWESPSEGSRDKDLSFRDCIKIPVEEGYDMKGEPANHEMPRAVVMLRIILIVVGRKLSRNPNTYSSVLGLLWSLISFKWKVAMPSVVKYSIKIISDAGLGMAMFSLGLFMALQPRIIACGLKMGAISMVIRFIGGPMLMSGASLAIGLKGVHLHAAIVQAALPQGIVPFVFAREYGLHPDILSTGVIFGMLISLPITILYYILLGL
- the LOC140971605 gene encoding auxin efflux carrier component 6-like isoform X1, which gives rise to MISADDFYKVMCAMAPLYFAMLLAYVSVKWCNIFSQEQCSGINRFVAVFAVPVLSFHFISQNNPYEMDTKFILADTVSKVSVLVLLSVWCIFRGKSEWLITIFSVSTLPNTLVMGIPLLRAMYGEFTQSIMVQLVVLQCIIWYTLLLFLFEYRAATILIQTQFPGGTAAAVTKFDIDNDVISLDGRNPLCTDSEIDDAGRIIRVRIRRSTSSTPPSSSVGVTPRASNLSNAEIFCINTPHEFGLGFRPFSPRISGYASSDAYSLQPTPRASSFNEMNSTATSPAAGKVSSLPSPVVKILWESPSEGSRGNVNIGDKDLSFRDCIKIPVEEGYDMKGEPANHEMPRAVVMLRIILIVVGRKLSRNPNTYSSVLGLLWSLISFKWKVAMPSVVKYSIKIISDAGLGMAMFSLGLFMALQPRIIACGLKMGAISMVIRFIGGPMLMSGASLAIGLKGVHLHAAIVQAALPQGIVPFVFAREYGLHPDILSTGVIFGMLISLPITILYYILLGL